The following are encoded together in the Humulus lupulus chromosome 5, drHumLupu1.1, whole genome shotgun sequence genome:
- the LOC133778806 gene encoding pentatricopeptide repeat-containing protein At1g31790-like encodes MGMAAAALPEAVGGSLGLHHSSPQKSSSPRTPKPAYRVLLPLRSPNKSRTVVPPMKPKSSGCSHISTKKKKKMRKSVSYTTPDCTTSDVLNLMDALCLPVSPDMYTSFIRECTSSAHSHQADDLHAHIRRSGLRQPPLSLLNRLLLMHVSCGHLDMAHHLFDGMPSKDFKSWATIIVAYLNRDDYEEAMNLFLRMLHHVSMLEFPAWITVCLLRSCICTSNMELGKQVHGCSLKLGHANNLVLASSLINFYGTFRCLESADIVFNQLAHHNSLTWMARLINNSREELFSEVFRDFREIGKSGIKKNALMFSSVLKACARMHDRGQCGRQVHANAIKLGLDTDVYVQCGLVDMYGRSRLVRDAKRVFEMCSDKSSNACWNAVIGGYIRNGSYVEAIKFLYEMKATGLQLQPSLLDELRIACGGNTHSLEELYPTLNA; translated from the coding sequence ATGGGAATGGCAGCAGCCGCTCTTCCCGAAGCAGTAGGAGGGAGTTTGGGCCTCCACCATAGTTCTCCACAAAAGAGCAGCAGCCCCAGGACACCCAAGCCTGCGTATAGGGTTTTGCTGCCTCTGCGCAGCCCCAACAAGTCACGTACTGTGGTTCCACCTATGAAACCCAAGTCCTCCGGCTGTTCTCATATATCaactaaaaagaagaagaagatgaggaagAGTGTTTCCTATACCACTCCGGACTGCACCACTTCTGATGTCCTGAACTTAATGGATGCCCTTTGCCTCCCCGTCTCTCCTGACATGTACACTTCTTTTATAAGAGAATGCACCAGCTCTGCTCACTCCCATCAAGCTGATGATCTGCATGCCCATATCAGGCGAAGCGGCCTCCGGCAACCACCCTTATCTTTACTGAATCGCCTCCTCCTTATGCATGTCTCCTGTGGCCATCTAGACATGGCCCATCATCTGTTTGATGGAATGCCCTCAAAAGATTTTAAGTCCTGGGCCACCATCATAGTTGCTTATCTTAACAGAGATGATTATGAGGAAGCCATGAATTTGTTCCTGAGAATGCTGCACCATGTCAGCATGCTAGAATTCCCTGCTTGGATCACGGTCTGCCTGCTCAGGTCATGTATATGCACGAGTAATATGGAATTGGGGAAACAAGTGCATGGCTGCTCCTTAAAGTTGGGTCATGCTAATAATTTGGTTCTGGCTAGTTCCTTGATAAACTTTTATGGGACATTTAGGTGTCTGGAAAGCGCCGACATAGTGTTTAATCAACTGGCCCATCATAATTCACTGACATGGATGGCTAGACTGATCAACAACTCCAGGGAAGAGCTCTTCTCTGAAGTATTTAGAGACTTTAGGGAAATTGGAAAGTCAGGAATTAAGAAGAATGCCTTGATGTTTTCTAGTGTTTTGAAGGCATGTGCGAGAATGCATGATCGTGGGCAATGCGGTCGACAAGTTCATGCAAACGCCATCAAACTTGGATTAGATACAGACGTGTATGTGCAGTGTGGGTTGGTTGACATGTATGGAAGAAGTAGGCTTGTTAGAGATGCAAAAAGGGTGTTTGAAATGTGCAGTGACAAAAGTAGTAACGCATGTTGGAATGCCGTGATTGGTGGTTATATACGAAATGGGTCATATGTTGAGGCCATTAAGTTCCTCTATGAGATGAAGGCAACTGGACTGCAGCTGCAACCATCTCTGCTAGATGAACTGAGGATTGCTTGTGGTGGTAATACTCATTCCCTTGAAGAACTTTACCCCACATTGAATGCTTAA